Genomic segment of Myxococcales bacterium:
GGGTGCAGAGGCCTGGTCGATTACTCGAGAGGCGACAATGGCCAAGCCGTGGTTCAGCTTCTTGGCGGATTCTTGTCGTTTGCCCAAGTTTTCATGTATTCCGGCGGCTCCAATCTTCGTGTAGGCAACGCCGCCGACGAGGTCTTGTTCATCAACGAAGATTTCTTCTTGTTCCACGCCTATGTCCCGGATTCGCCCGAGTTGTTTGACCCAGGGTCAGGCGAGTACATCAAGTATCCTGGAATCGTGTGCAGCCCCGATCCGGGTTCAATATGTCACGACAGCTTGGTTGGGTTTACTGACAAGCCGGAGTACCACAATCAATGGGACGAGGGCTACGACATCAACGTCGACGGCAGTCCGTTCGAACTCCACTTGAAGAGTGCAACTTCTTCGGGGGTGACACTGAGGCTGCCCGGCCAGGGGATCACGCTCGCCAATGCTGTTCCGGTCGTTGCCCCCCAGAACAGGCCGACCCCAAATTGTCCGGATTGCGCTGTGCTCAAGACCGGATTCGTCCCGGGTACGAATAACCAACTGGGCAATGGTCAGCCCTTTACCGGCGACATCTTCAGCAGTGAGTTGGCGGGTTTCTCTTATAACTTCATGATGCTCCTCGTCACCTTCGACGAAGATTTTCAGAAGATCATGCAGACGATCACCTCGGGACCCACTGGTCTCAGTTCCTCAATTCCAGTGGGCATTGGCGACACCTTCATCCTTCCCTACTACGTAAATGGTCCCGGCGCTGGACAAACCCAGGGCAACTGCCATGAAGACATCCGGGAACTTCCAGATCCGGGATCCGGTCGCTTCGACAACATCAGAATCTGCGGGGTCGAGCGCCGCCGCTTCGCAGTCCACTACGCCTACTCGGGAAACGAGTGGGGTACGCACGATCCCACTGAAGATTTCCCGGATCCCTGGCTCGCGCTCACCCAGGGAGTCGCGGAGTTCCGGCTCACCTACGACTATGTCGAAAATCGCTTCATCGGCATGGAGATTCTCCAGTCGGAATCTACCGAGGGAAGTGGGGAGTTCATCGAGGCGGGCGCTCATTGCAGCTTCGTCACGCCGCAAAACTGTGGGGTCATCCAGAACATCTTCGCCGTCGCTGGCGTTCAGCACCGCACGGTGAAGGCGGGGGGCAACGGTGAATTCGGTCGTCGAACGTTCATCTGGCACAGTGGCGGTGAGATCATCGCCAAGTTTGATCGACGCAATGTGCTCGGCCTCGCGGTCGACTTTGCCGAGGATGTCACCAAGTCGAACTGGGGCGTTGAATTCACCTGGATCGAAGGTGTCCGCGTCGCCGACTATGACGAATGGGATGGCCTGACCACGGTCAATGACTTCAACCTCACAATCTCAGTAGACCGCCCAACCTTCATCGACTTTTTGAACCCGAACCACACCTTCTTTTTGAACACCCAATGGTTCATCCAATATCGCGAAGGCTACAAGAGCAGCATGCCTTCAAACGGCCCGATCAACATCCTGGGACTCGTGTTCATCCAAACCGGATACTTCCAGGACCGCCTGCTACCCGCCATGATCGGCGTCTACGATTTCATGTCCGGCTCGGGTGCCGCACTACCCCAGGTAACCTTCCGCTACTCAGAGAGATTCTCCATAATCCTGGGCGCCAACATCTTCATGGGCAAAGAACAAATTCACGAGATGCCCATTGCGAGCGTCGCTCCCGCATCCAATCAGCGCGGGGAGTACGCCTACAAGGTTGGTGTTGAAAATGGAATTGCGTTGGTCCGGGATCGAGACGAGGTTTTCATGAGGCTTCGGTATACGTTTTAAGGGATGGCGGGTGCTGGCTGTTGTTGCGGGGCTTGGGCCCGCAAGTCTCGAGGGTCATTCTTCTTCCCAGCTTGGTTGCCCATTGGGCGGTTAGGGAAAAGGGCCGGTTTGGTAGTGCGGACGGGCTGGGCATCGGCGAGAAAGCTGGGTGGGGGAGAGCTTTTAGCCAGGTATTGCGGAGAGGTCGATTAGGCCGCGTCTGCGCCAGCCTTTGCTGAGAAGCCAGCTCGCTGCCTTGGCGACTCCTACATCTTCCTGGATGGATGCCTTCACGCGCAAGCTCTCAGAGCTTGCGCGCCAACCGTCGAACTGGCTGCCCGAAGAGGCCTCGTCAATCTTCACCGGTGGCGCATGACCGTTCCGCTGTTTGAAGTGCTTCCGAATGTTGAGAAGTACATAACGAAGAGCGTTGCGCACCTGCTGCGGCGAAGTGAGAAGCTGAACGTGATAGCGGCCTGCAATCACCTGACCGGTTCGCTTGAAGACACGATTCACAGCCAATGCAAAACGAGCAGCAATCGACTTCATGCCCCGGGAGAGGGCATCTTGAGACTCAGCCTCAACGATCATGTGAAGATGATTGTGTTGGATGGAATACTCAACCAGCCGAAAGTCGCCGCGCTCACACCCCTGGGCGAAGGTCTTCCGGACTTCCATTACGAGTGATCGTTGCCGAAGGTTCGAGAGCCCCTTTACAACACGCAACGTCAATGCGTCAGATAAACAAAATAAACACAACCACAACCCGCAAACTTTCATTCACCCCCTGTCCGCGCCACCGCAATGCCCATCAACGGCTACACTCCCTTCACCTTCCCCGCCCCAAACTATCCGAAGTCGTCATCGCGCGTTCTTCATCTCTACTCACAGCCGCAGTCTCCATGTCATACGACTCGCGACGCCAACCTCCCGCTCTCGCTCCTGCATCATAAAACGCGGCGGCCACCGGCAGGAAGGCCGATGCGAGTTCCCCTCCCGGCCACGTGGGGGCAGCAACGGAATCGTCGCTGAATTGATACGCCAGGGCGCCAACGTCGAGTAGACGTTGGCGGCTCGTCCGGGTAATCCAATAGAGCGGTTGCAACGTCTGGTAGTCGAGGTAGATCTTTACGAACGCGACGTCGAGATTTGGGACTCGGAGGGCTCCCTCCAGGATGACCGCATGGCGCAGGTCCCAGCGGTCGTTGGCGAAGGACAGGCCGCTCGGGCCGAAGTTTCTTTCGGAGAAAGTCGGGTAGCCGCTTTGGCTTGCGTTGATGGGGGCGAGGACGTCGGTTTCTCCCAATACGCGCCAGAGGTAGGCGTTGGCGCGCAGGGTGATGCCGATCATTCCGCGACGCATGTCTTCAGAGACTGCGATCGAACGTCCGGCAGTCGGACTGATCGAACCGCCGGCTCCAAAGACGAGGTGCCCACCCCCGTCGTCACCGGTCACGCTGTAGCGGGGAACGTAGAGTCCATCGACCCAGTTGATTGCGGCGCGTCGCACCTTCCTCATGGTCGGGATGTACGCGAAAATGTCGTCCGGCTCGCTGTAGCGTTTGTCGGCCTTTGTGGGTCGAAACTGACGCCACGCCAGATGCCGGGCGTTGAAGGGGCGCAGGAACTCGCCGCCGGCGGCTAGCGCCATCTTTTGTTTTTTGGGGATGTGGTAGTCCTGATCGGCGAGATCTGCCCGGTGGGACACCTTGAGCAAGAAAAACTTTCCGTCGTACACGTGCACGCTGCCCACGCGGTTGGGAAAGTCGGTAATCCGGAACGCGCCCCGAAAACCCGAGCCGATATATCGCTGCTCGAGATCGAATGCCCACTTGGCGCCGGCATCAGGGTCTTTGGGGTCGATCTGATCGGGGTCGAAGGGAAGGCCCGCTGTGTAGTTTGCGAGGTTCCCGTCTTTGTCGATCCGGGCCTGGCCTGCAAACTTGGCGCTGGCCGACCGGTAGAAGGCGGGGACTGGATAGCGGCGGTGACAGGGTCCGATTTCCAGTCGCATCCCCTCGTGAAAGAAGACTTCGCGATGCAGCCAGAATTCCGCGGGAATCAACTGCCGGAGGAGGATCAGGTCTTCCAGCTGCAACACCATGCCCGGTTTGATCGCGATTGCGACCG
This window contains:
- a CDS encoding transposase; protein product: MEVRKTFAQGCERGDFRLVEYSIQHNHLHMIVEAESQDALSRGMKSIAARFALAVNRVFKRTGQVIAGRYHVQLLTSPQQVRNALRYVLLNIRKHFKQRNGHAPPVKIDEASSGSQFDGWRASSESLRVKASIQEDVGVAKAASWLLSKGWRRRGLIDLSAIPG
- a CDS encoding DUF1329 domain-containing protein, encoding MSFSPSLVTAGLPDEGDCPEVSLDPERDETREDAVAIAIKPGMVLQLEDLILLRQLIPAEFWLHREVFFHEGMRLEIGPCHRRYPVPAFYRSASAKFAGQARIDKDGNLANYTAGLPFDPDQIDPKDPDAGAKWAFDLEQRYIGSGFRGAFRITDFPNRVGSVHVYDGKFFLLKVSHRADLADQDYHIPKKQKMALAAGGEFLRPFNARHLAWRQFRPTKADKRYSEPDDIFAYIPTMRKVRRAAINWVDGLYVPRYSVTGDDGGGHLVFGAGGSISPTAGRSIAVSEDMRRGMIGITLRANAYLWRVLGETDVLAPINASQSGYPTFSERNFGPSGLSFANDRWDLRHAVILEGALRVPNLDVAFVKIYLDYQTLQPLYWITRTSRQRLLDVGALAYQFSDDSVAAPTWPGGELASAFLPVAAAFYDAGARAGGWRRESYDMETAAVSRDEERAMTTSDSLGRGR